The bacterium DNA segment TAACTAGCGCATAGATTACAAGTGATTCAATCAAAACTAAACCAAGAATCATTGGAGTAAATGTTTGATCGGCAGCACCAGGATTGCGACCAATGCTTTCAAGCGCACTAGAGGCAGTGCGTCCTTGACCAATTGCACCGCCAAACGCAGCGATACCAATCGCAAGG contains these protein-coding regions:
- a CDS encoding ATP synthase F0 subunit C; this encodes MLRKVCTVLFVLFGVAAPALAAEGATAGGMDSFAALAAGLAIGIAAFGGAIGQGRTASSALESIGRNPGAADQTFTPMILGLVLIESLVIYALVIAMKLVGIF